From a single Arachis hypogaea cultivar Tifrunner chromosome 3, arahy.Tifrunner.gnm2.J5K5, whole genome shotgun sequence genomic region:
- the LOC112789255 gene encoding glucan endo-1,3-beta-glucosidase has protein sequence MDLLLSRGVNSAMMNAILFLFGIILSFPQLQFTEAQIGACYGRDGNNLPPQQQVINLYKSKGITRMRIYDPDEATLQALKGSNIELILGVPNDKIQSLTDSKTATNWVNTNVKPYSPSVNFRYITVGNEIEPSDPLSKNVVTAMQNIQKAINSANLQNQIKVSTAIKTDLVTNPYPPNKGVFSDPALPYIKPIVNFLVQNGAPLLVNVYPYFSYVGNEKSISLEYALFTQKGKNDAGYQNLFDAILDSVYAALEKVNAPNLKIVVSESGWPSQGGVGASDQNAGTYYKNLINHVKGGTIKRPKGPIEIYLFAMFDEDVKKGAETEKHFGLFRPDKSPKYQITFN, from the exons atggatttaCTTCTTTCAAGAGGAGTTAACAGTGCCATGATGAATGCTATATTGTTCCTATTTGGAATAATTTTATCCTTCCCTCAACTACAATTTACAG AAGCACAAATAGGTGCATGCTATGGAAGAGATGGAAACAATCTACCACCTCAGCAACAAGTCATAAACTTATACAAATCAAAAGGAATCACAAGAATGCGAATATACGATCCAGATGAAGCAACACTCCAAGCTCTCAAAGGTTCAAACATAGAATTAATACTTGGTGTCCCCAATGACAAGATTCAATCCCTCACAGATTCTAAAACCGCCACAAATTGGGTCAACACAAATGTTAAACCATATTCACCAAGTGTCAATTTTAGGTACATTACTGTTGGCAATGAAATTGAACCTAGTGACCCTTTATCAAAAAATGTTGTCACAGCAATGCAGAACATTCAGAAAGCAATTAATTCGGCGAATTTACAAAACCAAATCAAAGTGTCAACAGCAATAAAAACAGATCTAGTAACAAATCCTTACCCACCTAATAAAGGTGTTTTTAGTGATCCTGCATTACCATATATAAAGCCAATTGTGAATTTCTTAGTTCAAAATGGTGCACCACTTCTTGTAAATGTGTACCCTTATTTTTCCTATGTTGGTAACGAAAAAAGCATCAGTCTTGAATATGCATTGTTTACTCAAAAAGGGAAAAATGATGCTGGGTACCAGAATTTGTTTGATGCAATATTGGATTCTGTTTATGCTGCTCTTGAGAAAGTGAATGCACCCAATTTGAAGATTGTTGTGTCTGAGAGTGGTTGGCCATCACAAGGGGGTGTTGGAGCTAGTGATCAAAATGCAGGAACTTATTATAAGAATTTGATTAATCATGTTAAGGGTGGAACTATAAAGAGGCCTAAGGGACCAATAGAGATTTATTTGTTTGCTATGTTTGATGAAGATGTGAAGAAAGGTGCTGAAACTGAGAAACACTTTGGTCTCTTTAGACCAGACAAATCTCCTAAGTACCAAATCACTTTCAATTGA
- the LOC112789256 gene encoding glucan endo-1,3-beta-glucosidase-like, giving the protein MDKTSMTAIFLLIGIFSSVQFADAQVGVCYGRNGDNLPSQQQVINLYKSNGITRMRIYDPDQATLQALKGSNIELILDVPNDNLQSLTDSTTATNWVNTNIKAFSDVKFKYIAVGNEVDPSDSNSQNILPAMQNIQNAINSANLQSQIKVSTAIQTGLVTNSYPPSNGVFTDSASNFIKPIVNFLVQNGAPLLVNVYPYFSYAQNQQSISIQYALFTQQGNNDVGYQNLFDAILDSVYAALEKLGANNLNIVVSESGWPSAGGVAASVDNAGTYYKNLINHVKGGTVKRPNGPIETYLFAMFDEDLKTGDETEKHFGVFNPDQSPKYQLSFN; this is encoded by the exons ATGGATAAAACCTCCATGACTGCTATATTCCTGCTTATTGGAATCTTTTCCTCCGTGCAATTTGCAG ATGCACAAGTTGGAGTGTGTTATGGAAGAAATGGAGACAACCTACCAAGTCAGCAACAAGTGATAAACTTATACAAATCAAATGGAATAACAAGAATGCGCATATATGATCCAGATCAAGCAACCCTCCAAGCCCTCAAAGGTTCAAACATAGAATTAATCCTTGATGTCCCCAATGACAACCTTCAATCCCTCACTGATTCCACAACCGCCACTAATTGGGTCAACACAAATATCAAAGCCTTTTCAGATGTCAAATTCAAATACATAGCCGTTGGTAATGAAGTCGACCCTAGTGACTCTAACTCACAAAACATTCTCCCTGCAATGCAAAACATTCAGAATGCAATTAATTCCGCAAATTTACAAAGTCAAATCAAAGTCTCCACCGCAATTCAAACCGGCCTAGTAACGAATTCTTACCCGCCAAGCAACGGTGTTTTCACCGATTCAGCATCGAATTTCATCAAGCCAATCGTGAATTTCTTAGTCCAAAATGGTGCACCACTTCTTGTAAACGTGTacccttatttttcatatgctcaAAACCAACAGAGCATTAGTATTCAGTATGCTCTGTTCACTCAACAAGGTAACAATGATGTTGGATACCAGAATCTGTTCGACGCAATACTCGATTCTGTTTACGCGGCGCTCGAGAAATTAGGCGCCAATAATTTGAACATTGTTGTGTCTGAGAGTGGGTGGCCATCAGCAGGGGGTGTTGCTGCTAGTGTTGATAATGCAGGAACTTATTATAAGAATTTGATTAATCATGTTAAGGGTGGAACTGTTAAGAGGCCTAATGGACCAATTGAGACTTATTTGTTTGCTATGTTTGATGAAGATTTGAAGACCGGTGATGAAACTGAGAAACATTTTGGTGTCTTTAATCCTGATCAGTCACCTAAGTATCAACTTAGTTTCAACTGA
- the LOC112789257 gene encoding glucan endo-1,3-beta-glucosidase — MDIEISRRSMAIILLLVGALFSTLVDFTGAQSVGVCYGGNGNNLPSKQDVINLYKSNRISKMRLYYPDEGALQALKGSNIEVIIGVPNDQLQSLTNANAANNWVNKYIKPYSSAVKFKYIAVGNEVHPGDGAAGSVLPAIQNIQRAISSAKLQKQIKVSTAIDTTLLGNSYPPKDGVFSNNALSYIRPIINFLSSNGAPLLANIYPYFAYVNNQQSIGLDYALFTKQSPNEVGYKSLFDALLDSLYAALEKVNAPNLKIVVSESGWPSQGGVGASDQNAGTYYKNLINHAKGGTPKRPNGPIETYLFAMFDENQKQGAEIERHFGLFRPDKSPKYGQLNFT, encoded by the exons ATGGATATAGAAATTTCAAGAAGAAGCATGGCTATCATATTGCTGCTTGTTGGAGCATTGTTCTCCACTTTAGTAGACTTCACAG GTGCACAATCTGTGGGTGTATGCTATGGTGGAAATGGAAACAACTTACCAAGCAAGCAAGATGTGATAAATCTATACAAATCAAACAGAATAAGCAAAATGCGGTTATATTATCCAGATGAAGGAGCCCTTCAAGCTCTAAAAGGATCAAACATAGAAGTGATAATTGGTGTCCCCAATGACCAACTCCAATCCCTCACAAATGCAAACGCAGCCAATAATTGGGTCAACAAATACATTAAACCCTACTCCTCAGCCGTTAAGTTCAAGTACATCGCTGTAGGCAACGAAGTTCACCCAG GTGATGGTGCAGCAGGATCTGTTCTACCAGCAATACAGAACATCCAAAGAGCAATTTCTTCAGCCAAATTACAAAAGCAAATCAAGGTATCCACAGCAATAGACACAACCCTTTTGGGAAACTCATACCCACCAAAAGATGGTGTTTTCAGTAACAATGCACTTTCATACATAAGACCCATCATTAACTTTCTATCAAGCAATGGTGCACCACTTCTTGCAAACATTTACCCATACTTTGCATATGTTAATAACCAACAAAGCATTGGTCTTGACTATGCATTATTCACAAAGCAAAGTCCAAATGAAGTTGGATACAAAAGCTTATTTGATGCACTTTTGGATTCTCTCTATGCTGCTCTTGAGAAAGTGAATGCACCTAATTTGAAGATTGTTGTGTCTGAGAGTGGTTGGCCGTCACAAGGAGGTGTTGGAGCTAGTGATCAAAATGCAGGAACTTATTATAAGAATTTGATTAATCATGCTAAGGGTGGGACCCCAAAGAGGCCTAATGGACCCATTGAGACTTATTTGTTTGCTATGTTTGATGAGAATCAGAAGCAAGGTGCTGAAATTGAGAGGCACTTTGGATTATTCAGACCTGATAAATCACCAAAATATGGCCAACTCAATTTCACTtga